A genomic segment from Takifugu rubripes chromosome 20, fTakRub1.2, whole genome shotgun sequence encodes:
- the oca2 gene encoding P protein isoform X1 produces MYLENKSNLEMEMSQTSAQSHQGRNSLRSPEAVAGNFGELRLLQDISESRDTQKLQQSAGLPAGQCVIHAEALVPVRQEDGHSFSVVNILRGKNSSASITERSPLLRFSQDDSLTYMTIHERSFARGEEHLGNGSLDQERRFRLGSEVNSLSLSHCSSSDKNDPLENFRLTSNIKCCMTISRVATMFTIVVLCSLFFSMYPDRDNPWRMLAVSSTDAFSMNLTDFGDNALLKLQVGGPFAGGMIDINSQEYILIQVEQTEPPGQRRRRAQQVIHNWTIPLHAQRSEQILVTRTFEMVSSDPITITVQTFLQDNEVVPLSMTHQSLYVNVETQVAIAGVILAGVYVLIIFEIVHRTLAAMLGSLAALSALAIIGDRPSLVTVVEWIDYETLALLFGMMVLVAIFSETGFFDYCAVKAYQLSRGRVWPMIIILCLIASILSAFLDNVTTMMLFTPVTIRLCEVLNLDPRHVLIAEVIFTNIGGAATAVGDPPNVIIVSNQNLRREGIDFASFTGYMFLGICLVLFTSFPFLRMLYWNKKLYNKESIEIVELKHEILVWRQTAQRINPASREETAVKCLLMQKVLNLENLLRKMMKTFQRQISQEDKNWEQNIQELQKKHRISDKALLVKCVSVLGVVIFMFFVNSFVPSIHLDLGWIAILGALWLLVLADLQDFEIILHRVEWATLLFFAALFVLMEALAQLQLIDYIGEQTALLIKSVPEDQRLAIAIILVMWISALASSLIDNIPFTATMIPVLINLSQDADVNLPVKPLIFALAMGACLGGNGTLIGASANVVCAGIAEQHGYGFSFMEFFRLGFPMMIMTCMIGMCYLLATQVGLGWNM; encoded by the exons ATGTACTTGGAGAACAAAAGCaatctggagatggagatgtcTCAGACATCGGCCCAAAGCCACCAGGGCAGGAACAGCCTGAGGTCGCCGGAGGCCGTCGCAGGGAACTTCGGGGAACTGCGTCTCCTCCAGGACATCTCGGAGAGCCGAGACACGCAGAAGCTCCAGCAGTCCGCGGGTCTTCCCGCAGGGCAGTGCGTCATCCACGCCGAGGCCTTGGTCCCCGTTCGACAGGAGGACGG gcACAGTTTCAGCGTGGTGAATATTCTCCGGGGGAAAAACAGTTCAGCCTCCATCACAGAGAGGTCACCTCTGCTGAGATTCTCTCAGGACGACAG cctAACCTACATGACCATACACGAGCGCAGCTTCGCCAGAGGGGAAGAGCACTTGGGCAACGGCTCCCTGGACCAGGAGAGGAGGTTTCGGCTGGGCAGCGAGGTCAACAGCTTGTCCCTGTCCCACTGCAGCTCCTCAGATAAGAACGATCCTCTGGAGAACTTCAGACTCACCAGTAACATCAA ATGCTGCATGACGATTTCCAGAGTCGCAACGATGTTCACCATCGTGGTTCTCTGCAGT CTCTTCTTCAGCATGTATCCAGACCGAGACAACCCCTGGAGGATGCTGGCTGTCTCCTCCACAGACGCTTTCT CGATGAACCTGACAGACTTTGGTGACAACgctctgctgaagctgcaggtggGCGGGCCTTTCGCTGGGGGCATGATTGACATCAACTCCCAGGAGTACATCCTGATCCAGGTGGAACAGACGGAGCCTCCGGGCCAGCGGAGGAGGAGAGCTCAGCAG GTGATCCACAACTGGACCATTCCTCTGCATGCACAACGGAGTGAGCAGATACTTGTGACGAGAACATTTGAGATGGTCAGCAG TgaccccatcaccatcacagttCAGACTTTCCTTCAGGATAATGAGGTGGTGCCGCTCTCCATGACCCACCAGTCCCTCTATGTCAACGTGGAGACACAGGTGGCCATCGCAGGAGTCATTCTGGCTGGCGTTTATGTTCTCATCATCTTTGAG ATAGTTCATCGCACTCTGGCTGCCATGCTGGGATCGTTGGCGGCTTTATCTGCCCTGGCCATCATTGGTGAT aGGCCCAGTCTGGTTACAGTGGTGGAATGGATCGACTATGAGACTCTGGCTCTTCTCTTTGGCATG aTGGTACTGGTGGCCATTTTTTCCGAGACGGGCTTCTTTGATTACTGCGCTGTGAAG GCTTATCAGCTGTCCAGGGGGAGAGTGTGGCCCATGATCATCATCCTGTGTCTCATCGCTTCCATCCTCTCTGCGTTTCTGGACAACGTGACCACTATGATGCTGTTCACGCCCGTCACAATCAG GTTGTGCGAGGTGCTTAATCTGGACCCCAGACATGTCCTGATTGCAGAAGTAATCTTCACCAATATCGGAGGGGCCGCCACAGCTGTCGGAGATCCGCCCAATGTGATTATAGTGTCCAATCAGAACCTGCGCAGAGAA GGGATTGATTTCGCTAGTTTCACTGGCTACATGTTCCTCGGAATTTGCCTCgtcctcttcacctccttcccATTTCTGCGGATGCTCTACTGGAACAAGAAGCTCTACAACAAGGAGTCCATCGAAATAGTTG AACTCAAGCATGAGATCCTGGTGTGGAGGCAGACAGCTCAGCGCATTAACCCCGCCAGCCGAGAGGAGACCGCGGTGAAATGCCTCCTGATGCAGAAGGTCCTCAACCTGGAAAATCTGCTGCGCAAGATGATGAAAACCTTCCAAAg ACAAATTTCTCAGGAGGATAAAAACTGGGAGCAGAACATTCAAGAACTGCAGAAGAAG CACCGAATAAGTGACAAGGCTCTCCTGGTGAAGTGTGTGTCCGTCCTTGGTGTGGTGATCTTCATGTTCTTTGTCAACTCCTTTGTTCCCAGCATTCATCTGGATCTCG GTTGGATCGCCATCCTGGGCGCTCTGTGGCTTTTGGTTCTGGCTGACCTGCAAGACTTTGAGATCATCCTGCACCGGGTGGAGTGGGCCACCTTACTCTTCTTTGCAGCACTTTTTGTTTTGATGGAG GCTCTCGCCCAGCTGCAGCTTATCGACTACATCGGAGAACAGACGGCACTGCTTATAAAA tcCGTTCCGGAAGACCAGCGCTTGGCTATAGCCATCATCTTAGTGATGTGGATTTCGGCTCTGGCCTCCTCTCTCATCGACAACATCCCCTTCACCGCCACCATG ATTCCAGTTCTCATCAACCTGAGTCAGGACGCAGACGTGAACCTGCCAGTGAAACCTCTTATCTTTGCCTTGGCCATGGGGGCCTGTCTCGGAG GAAATGGCACATTAATAGGCGCCTCAGCCAATGTTGTGTGTGCAGGCATCGCTGAGCAGCACGGCTATGGATTTTCCTTCATGGAGTTCTTCAG GTTAGGCTTCCCCATGATGATAATGACGTGCATGATCGGCATGTGCTACCTGCTGGCCACCCAAGTCGGGCTGGGATGGAACATGTGA
- the oca2 gene encoding P protein isoform X2 — protein sequence MTIHERSFARGEEHLGNGSLDQERRFRLGSEVNSLSLSHCSSSDKNDPLENFRLTSNIKCCMTISRVATMFTIVVLCSLFFSMYPDRDNPWRMLAVSSTDAFSMNLTDFGDNALLKLQVGGPFAGGMIDINSQEYILIQVEQTEPPGQRRRRAQQVIHNWTIPLHAQRSEQILVTRTFEMVSSDPITITVQTFLQDNEVVPLSMTHQSLYVNVETQVAIAGVILAGVYVLIIFEIVHRTLAAMLGSLAALSALAIIGDRPSLVTVVEWIDYETLALLFGMMVLVAIFSETGFFDYCAVKAYQLSRGRVWPMIIILCLIASILSAFLDNVTTMMLFTPVTIRLCEVLNLDPRHVLIAEVIFTNIGGAATAVGDPPNVIIVSNQNLRREGIDFASFTGYMFLGICLVLFTSFPFLRMLYWNKKLYNKESIEIVELKHEILVWRQTAQRINPASREETAVKCLLMQKVLNLENLLRKMMKTFQRQISQEDKNWEQNIQELQKKHRISDKALLVKCVSVLGVVIFMFFVNSFVPSIHLDLGWIAILGALWLLVLADLQDFEIILHRVEWATLLFFAALFVLMEALAQLQLIDYIGEQTALLIKSVPEDQRLAIAIILVMWISALASSLIDNIPFTATMIPVLINLSQDADVNLPVKPLIFALAMGACLGGNGTLIGASANVVCAGIAEQHGYGFSFMEFFRLGFPMMIMTCMIGMCYLLATQVGLGWNM from the exons ATGACCATACACGAGCGCAGCTTCGCCAGAGGGGAAGAGCACTTGGGCAACGGCTCCCTGGACCAGGAGAGGAGGTTTCGGCTGGGCAGCGAGGTCAACAGCTTGTCCCTGTCCCACTGCAGCTCCTCAGATAAGAACGATCCTCTGGAGAACTTCAGACTCACCAGTAACATCAA ATGCTGCATGACGATTTCCAGAGTCGCAACGATGTTCACCATCGTGGTTCTCTGCAGT CTCTTCTTCAGCATGTATCCAGACCGAGACAACCCCTGGAGGATGCTGGCTGTCTCCTCCACAGACGCTTTCT CGATGAACCTGACAGACTTTGGTGACAACgctctgctgaagctgcaggtggGCGGGCCTTTCGCTGGGGGCATGATTGACATCAACTCCCAGGAGTACATCCTGATCCAGGTGGAACAGACGGAGCCTCCGGGCCAGCGGAGGAGGAGAGCTCAGCAG GTGATCCACAACTGGACCATTCCTCTGCATGCACAACGGAGTGAGCAGATACTTGTGACGAGAACATTTGAGATGGTCAGCAG TgaccccatcaccatcacagttCAGACTTTCCTTCAGGATAATGAGGTGGTGCCGCTCTCCATGACCCACCAGTCCCTCTATGTCAACGTGGAGACACAGGTGGCCATCGCAGGAGTCATTCTGGCTGGCGTTTATGTTCTCATCATCTTTGAG ATAGTTCATCGCACTCTGGCTGCCATGCTGGGATCGTTGGCGGCTTTATCTGCCCTGGCCATCATTGGTGAT aGGCCCAGTCTGGTTACAGTGGTGGAATGGATCGACTATGAGACTCTGGCTCTTCTCTTTGGCATG aTGGTACTGGTGGCCATTTTTTCCGAGACGGGCTTCTTTGATTACTGCGCTGTGAAG GCTTATCAGCTGTCCAGGGGGAGAGTGTGGCCCATGATCATCATCCTGTGTCTCATCGCTTCCATCCTCTCTGCGTTTCTGGACAACGTGACCACTATGATGCTGTTCACGCCCGTCACAATCAG GTTGTGCGAGGTGCTTAATCTGGACCCCAGACATGTCCTGATTGCAGAAGTAATCTTCACCAATATCGGAGGGGCCGCCACAGCTGTCGGAGATCCGCCCAATGTGATTATAGTGTCCAATCAGAACCTGCGCAGAGAA GGGATTGATTTCGCTAGTTTCACTGGCTACATGTTCCTCGGAATTTGCCTCgtcctcttcacctccttcccATTTCTGCGGATGCTCTACTGGAACAAGAAGCTCTACAACAAGGAGTCCATCGAAATAGTTG AACTCAAGCATGAGATCCTGGTGTGGAGGCAGACAGCTCAGCGCATTAACCCCGCCAGCCGAGAGGAGACCGCGGTGAAATGCCTCCTGATGCAGAAGGTCCTCAACCTGGAAAATCTGCTGCGCAAGATGATGAAAACCTTCCAAAg ACAAATTTCTCAGGAGGATAAAAACTGGGAGCAGAACATTCAAGAACTGCAGAAGAAG CACCGAATAAGTGACAAGGCTCTCCTGGTGAAGTGTGTGTCCGTCCTTGGTGTGGTGATCTTCATGTTCTTTGTCAACTCCTTTGTTCCCAGCATTCATCTGGATCTCG GTTGGATCGCCATCCTGGGCGCTCTGTGGCTTTTGGTTCTGGCTGACCTGCAAGACTTTGAGATCATCCTGCACCGGGTGGAGTGGGCCACCTTACTCTTCTTTGCAGCACTTTTTGTTTTGATGGAG GCTCTCGCCCAGCTGCAGCTTATCGACTACATCGGAGAACAGACGGCACTGCTTATAAAA tcCGTTCCGGAAGACCAGCGCTTGGCTATAGCCATCATCTTAGTGATGTGGATTTCGGCTCTGGCCTCCTCTCTCATCGACAACATCCCCTTCACCGCCACCATG ATTCCAGTTCTCATCAACCTGAGTCAGGACGCAGACGTGAACCTGCCAGTGAAACCTCTTATCTTTGCCTTGGCCATGGGGGCCTGTCTCGGAG GAAATGGCACATTAATAGGCGCCTCAGCCAATGTTGTGTGTGCAGGCATCGCTGAGCAGCACGGCTATGGATTTTCCTTCATGGAGTTCTTCAG GTTAGGCTTCCCCATGATGATAATGACGTGCATGATCGGCATGTGCTACCTGCTGGCCACCCAAGTCGGGCTGGGATGGAACATGTGA